Below is a genomic region from Gillisia sp. Hel_I_86.
CGAGATTTGCGTCTATGCCAATACTGGAAAGCACCTATAATCCGCCTTATATATTTAGGAATTATCATATATCCACAATTTACGCTGCAAAGTTAAGGAGTGTAAAGGCTGTGCCCCAAACCAGGGAACGTTTGCAACTGGAGGATGGGGATTTTATGGATATAGACTGGAGTTACGCTAGTTCCTGCAGCTCCAATAAGGTTCTTGTCGTACTACACGGATTGGACGGCAATGCCCAGCGTCCCTATGTTTTAGGATTGGCGCATTATTTTAATCATCATGGCTGGGATGTAGCGGCTATTAATTTTCGCGGGTGTAGCGGGGAAATAAATAATTTATATAGGTCCTATAATGCGGGGGCTAGCGAAGATCTAAACCATGTAGTTACCAGTATTCTTTCCATTAAGAAATATGAATCCTTGGCTATTAACGGTTTTAGTTTGGGAGGGAATTTATTGTTGAAATATTTAGGGGAAGGAAACAACTTACCTAAAGAATTAAAGGCCGGCGTTGCGATTTCTGCTCCCTGCGATCTGCATGCCTCTCTTAAAAAATTGGATGAGGGCAGGAACTGGATTTATTCCAAGCGTTTTGTCATGCAGCTTAAAAAGCAATTGTTTTTAAGGGAGAAACATTTTCCTGAAGAAATCACCAAAGAGCAAATTGATAAGTGCACCAATTTATATGCAATAGACCAATTGTATACTAGCCAAGCTCATGGGTTTGCCGATGCCCTGGAATATTATGAAAAAAGCAGTGCCATGAGCTTTATTCCAACCATCCATATCCCAACCTTATTGATAAATGCCAAAAACGAC
It encodes:
- a CDS encoding YheT family hydrolase, which codes for MPILESTYNPPYIFRNYHISTIYAAKLRSVKAVPQTRERLQLEDGDFMDIDWSYASSCSSNKVLVVLHGLDGNAQRPYVLGLAHYFNHHGWDVAAINFRGCSGEINNLYRSYNAGASEDLNHVVTSILSIKKYESLAINGFSLGGNLLLKYLGEGNNLPKELKAGVAISAPCDLHASLKKLDEGRNWIYSKRFVMQLKKQLFLREKHFPEEITKEQIDKCTNLYAIDQLYTSQAHGFADALEYYEKSSAMSFIPTIHIPTLLINAKNDGFLSENSSPKEIAQNNPDFYLETPEYGGHVGFLQKKEATYTEERALEFITSHL